One window of Phaenicophaeus curvirostris isolate KB17595 chromosome 22, BPBGC_Pcur_1.0, whole genome shotgun sequence genomic DNA carries:
- the DHRS3 gene encoding short-chain dehydrogenase/reductase 3 isoform X2, which translates to MIFRRPDKEFCHCQRGEDLEIRKPPALLQLLPAWSTSDGFDIPPACQRGGHPEIILWGRTEKCLKETTEEIRMMGTECHYFICDVGNREEVYRQAKAVREKVGDITILVNNAAVVHGKSLMDSDDDALLKSQHINTLGQFWTTKAFLPRMLELQNGHIVCLNSVLALSAIPGAIDYCTSKASSFAFMESLTLGLLDCPGVNATTVLPFHTSTEMFQGMRIRFPNLFPPLKPETVARRTVEAVQMNQAFLLLPWTMHVLVILKSILPQAALEEIHKFSGSYTCMNTFKGRT; encoded by the exons ATGATTTTCCGAAGGCCAGATAAGGAGTTCTGTCACTGCCAGAGGGGAGAAGATCTGGAGATAAG GAagcctcctgccctgctgcagcttctgccagCCTGGAGCACAAGCGATGGCTTTGACATCCCACCTGCCTGCCAGCGCGGGGGTCACCCAGAG ATCATCCTGTGGGGTCGAACTGAGAAATGCCTGAAGGAGACCACAGAGGAAATCAGGATGATGGGGACAGAATGCCATTATTTCATTTGCGATGTAGGAAATCGAGAGGAGGTCTACCGGCAAGCCAAAGCTGTGCGGGAAAAG GTGGGCGATATCACTATCTTAGTGAATAATGCTGCTGTGGTCCATGGTAAGAGCCTGATGGACAGCGATGATGATGCACTGCTCAAATCACAACATATAAACACCCTGGGACAGTTCTGG ACCACCAAGGCTTTCCTGCCAAGGATGCTGGAGCTGCAGAATGGACACATTGTTTGCCTGAACTCTGTCCTGGCTTTGTCAGCCATCCCTGGTGCCATTGACTACTGCACCTCCAAAGCCTCCTCCTTTGCCTTTATGGAGAGCCTGACCCTGGGGCTGCTCGACTGCCCTGGAGTGAATGCCACAACAGTCCTGCCCTTCCACACCAGCACGGAGATGTTCCAGGGCATGAGAATCAG GTTCCCtaatctttttcctcctctcaagCCAGAGACGGTGGCTAGGAGGACAGTAGAAGCCGTTCAGATGAACCAAGCCTTCCTGCTCCTTCCATGGACAATGCATGTTCTTGTCATCCTAAAAAG CATTCTCCCTCAGGCAGCACTTGAAGAAATCCACAAGTTTTCTGGGAGCTACACCTGCATGAACACTTTTAAAGGAAGAACATAG